A window of the Podospora bellae-mahoneyi strain CBS 112042 chromosome 6, whole genome shotgun sequence genome harbors these coding sequences:
- a CDS encoding hypothetical protein (EggNog:ENOG503NVBA; COG:S) → MLSQLAFLFVAMALATGRVVRRDSADGFPNPNATQLEFIEDVADGTLSDAPPRPSLNESSIPIFQLISFNENFEVAFFSSLIENITTDEPGFTLPTEKKMEILETWRPSWLPPQQEQLHTIDASKVLKHFNASPIPDPCEYVFPGATDINSSISLAATFTDVVLGTLQEAAERLAVNGDLGPIREVASIIGQEGQQSGFYRLLLNQKPSQKPFLTTNVGAFAWSALQQFVVSCPFKIGEIEIPIFPPLEVAHVTGGQTIEPRDQRLSFVANLTCSSEAEQFINETSPDLFVTYFSGQLLPISLPVEDVEWFGENNAQLRFEAEFRFEENILVGLTIAALTSKDNFTTYSEVVGATIAAPGLIEVTDEGLSWDLLSEEDL, encoded by the exons ATGCTTTCCCAACTAGCCTTCCTTTTCGTAGCCATGGCCCTGGCAACAGGGAGAGTGGTTCGCCGCGATAGCGCCGACGGGTTTCCTAACCCGAATGCAACTCAGCTTGAATTCATCGAAGACGTAGCAGATGGCACACTGTCAGATGCACCACCCCGGCCCTCCCTAAACGAAAGCAGCATTCCCATTTTCCAACTGATTAGCTTCAATGAGAATTTTGAAgtcgccttcttttcctccctcaTTGAGAACATCACCACGGACGAGCCTGGCTTCACACTTCCAACAGAGAAGAAAATGGAGATACTCGAAACCTGGCGACCGTCTTGGCT ACCTCCGCAG CAAGAACAACTGCACACCATCGATGCCTCCAAAGTTCTCAAGCACTTCAACGCCTCTCCGATCCCCGACCCCTGCGAGTACGTCTTCCCCGGTGCCACCGACATCAACTCGTCCATTTCTCTCGCCGCCACCTTCACCGATGTCGTTCTCGGAACACTTCAGGAGGCGGCCGAGAGGCTAGCCGTCAACGGGGACTTGGGCCCTATTCGTGAAGTTGCCTCCATTAtcggccaagaagggcaGCAGTCTGGCTTCTACCGTCTGCTTCTTAACCAAAAGCCATCGCAGAAAcccttcttgaccaccaacGTCGGCGCCTTTGCCTGGAGCGCGCTTCAACAATTCGTCGTCTCTTGCCCCTTCAAAATCGGCGAGATTGAAATCCCAATCTTCCCGCCTCTTGAGGTCGCTCATGTGACAGGAGGCCAAACCATTGAGCCCCGTGATCAGCGCTTGTCTTTTGTTGCCAATTTGACCTGCTCCTCCGAAGCAGAGCAGTTCATCAATGAGACTAGTCCGGATCTGTTTGTTACCTACTTTAGCGGACAGCTGTTGCCCATCAGTTTGCctgttgaagatgtcgagtGGTTTGGCGAGAACAACGCACAGCTGAGGTTTGAGGCTGAGTTTCGTTTTGAGGAGAATATACTTGTCGGGTTGACGATTGCTGCTCTTACTTCAAAAGACAACTTTACGACATATagcgaggtggtgggggctACGATTGCGGCACCTGGGCTGATCGAGGTTACTGACGAGGGGTTGAGTTGGGATCTTTTGAGCGAAGAGGATTTGTAG
- a CDS encoding hypothetical protein (EggNog:ENOG503P3H1) — MSSSRSRRTGHKSGSSSGSGSQSARQIIESLLTHRINTLTELCRVERLVANAETEEDQLAFQEPMTSAWIYYVESNQMLSELRGLTPNYAFSGEMLTYAQGLVRNDPQSNRSWNFAWMVLEKITEENLVATYAEIEAARPEMWGDVVPDDQQIQELAAYFSQEWTYAINWMLQHWTAAPVWY, encoded by the exons ATGTCATCTTCGCGCTCACGTCGAACTGGACACAAGTCTGGAAGCTCGAGTGGATCCGGCTCA CAGTCAGCGCGCCAGATCATCGAGTCTCTCCTTACCCACCGCATCAACACCTTGACTGAGCTCTGTCGTGTGGAACGCTTGGTAGCGAATGCCGAGACAGAGGAGGATCAACTAGCTTTCCAGGAACCCATGACCTCGGCTTGGATCTACTACGTCGAATCAAATCAGATGCTTTCCGAGCTCCGGGGGCTCACCCCCAACTACGCCTTTTCCGGGGAAATGTTGACGTACGCCCAGGGCCTGGTCCGAAACGACCCGCAATCCAACAGGAGCTGGAACTTCGCCTGGATGGTACTAGAAAAGATCACAGAGGA GAATCTGGTGGCCACCTATGCTGAAATCGAAGCAGCCAGGCCTGAAATGTGGGGCGATGTCGTGCCAGACGATCAACAGATACAGGAGCTGGCAGCCTACTTTTCTCAAGAGTGGACTTATGCCATCAACTGGATGTTGCAGCACTGGACCGCTGCCCCAGTGTGGTACTGA
- a CDS encoding hypothetical protein (COG:S; EggNog:ENOG503NWUI) has protein sequence MVHTGAVAASATTATASQSHPQSQSSIPRPSVKRYRHSGSFHAGEPFPDLSPYRESPSSSRRRRRKSSVASRPPPVQRQSTAKYHTFPTEPPATPSNQPEQTRPRKNSWLRSLLRNSPSREEHGEDNSHYFSQADERGSSASPSRRGEGSGNSHHHTRPDTSPNSTPLPWRQLALLALLSLAEQTALNSIGPYLPAMVASFPEIPSGQEGMYVGLLASAFAMAQLATNLLWGWLSDRIGRKPVMLIGTSLLAGCFCFFGICTTYAHLIIVHVAMGLLNGNAAVVPTCLGEVTDRTNQSRAFTWLPVIYSLGSITGPALGGLLVETDAGVDGAKYPYLTPNLVVAAFLVVSVIVLGIWFKETLEGEHDGTSARGPRGWMGWLKSIVQRPWRKQQAGKHRSESVSSDHQQDSQEQQALLSSANTKAADEDDEDANSLTPSQKKSAFRQLANRNTMAVLGTYLVFQLANISFNSLYPIFVSAPPPTGRELGPGIIGLSLSLAGLATIVFQALVFERLKARMGNLGTYRYSLLGMAVAMSLMPWIGYLDSTPHLGIGSGKGWLYSELGVVLIIKNICAVGGLSSVMLLITNSAPSHETLGTLNGVAQTLSAAGRSVGPFLSGGLFTLSMRVRPKGEGLAWGLFAGVTLGGWIWSWVIKGDGLESAEYEGEEEQGGEGTDGQDDEDVDEERAVSR, from the exons atgGTGCACACGGGCGCCGTTGCTGCCAGCGCGACCACCGCGACAGCCTCGCAGTCGCACCCGCAGTCGCAGTCGAGCATCCCACGACCCTCCGTCAAACGCTATCGCCATTCTGGATCGTTTCACGCCGGTGAGCCATTTCCCGATCTCTCTCCCTATCGAGAATCTCCATCAagcagccgccgccgacgaAGAAAGAGTTCTGTCGCCAGCCGTCCTCCTCCGGTCCAGCGACAGTCGACCGCCAAATACCACACATTTCCGACCGAACCCCCCGCGACGCCCTCCAACCAGCCTGAGCAAACGCGGCCGAGAAAGAACTCATGGCTCCGGTCACTGCTCAGAAATTCGCCATCGCGAGAAGAACATGGAGAGGACAACAGTCACTACTTTTCACAAGCCGACGAACGAGGCTCCAGCGCATCGCCATCGCGAAGAGGCGAGGGGTCAggcaacagccaccaccacacgaGACCTGATACGAGTCCGAATTCAACGCCGTTACCGTGGAGACAACTGGCTTTGCTCGCGCTCCTGTCACTGGCAGAGCAGACAGCCCTCAATTCCATTGGTCCTTACCTCCCAGCCATGGTGGCCTCGTTTCCCGAGATCCCCTCCGGCCAGGAAGGCATGTACGTGGGCTTGCTCGCATCGGCTTTTGCCATGGCACAGCTGGCGACCAATCTGCTGTGGGGGTGGCTTTCTGATAGGATTGGACGCAAGCCTGTCATGCTGATCGGGACATCTTTGTTAGCtggctgcttctgcttctttgGCATCTGCACCACCTATGCGCACTTAATCATTGTACACGTCGCTATGGGATTGCTCAACGGGAATGCTGCAGTAGTCCCTACGTGTCTGGGCGAAGTCACTGACAGGACGAATCAGAGCAGAGCATTTACGTGGCTTCCCGTCATCTATTCGCTTGGAAGCATTACAGGGCCCGCCCTGGGTGGTCTGTTGGTGGAGACAGATGCTGGGGTTGACGGGGCAAAATACCCCTACTTGACACCAAATCTTGTGGTGGCGGCCTTTTTGGTCGTCAGTGTCATTGTGCTAGGAATATGGTTCAAGGAAACCTTGGAAGGAGAACATGATGGGACATCTGCACGAGGCCCGCgtggttggatggggtggcTGAAAAGCATTGTCCAGCGGCCGTGGAGAAAACAACAAGCTGGAAAACACAGGTCGGAATCCGTCAGTTCTGACCACCAGCAAGATAGCCAAGAACAGCAGGCACTTCTCAGTTCGGCGAATACCAAGGCagctgatgaagatgacgaggatgcgAACAGCCTTACTCCGTCGCAAAAGAAGTCTGCCTTCCGACAATTGGCCAACCGAAATACCATGGCCGTCTTGGGAACCTATCTTGTCTTTCAGCTTGCCAACATCTCTTTCAACTCTCTGTACCCAATCTTTgtctctgctcctccccccaccggACGCGAGCTTGGACCGGGCATCATCGGCCTGTCCCTGTCCCTTGCAGGCCTGGCCACCATTGTCTTCCAAGCTCTTGTGTTTGAAAGGCTCAaggcgaggatggggaaCCTCGGAACATACCGGTATTCTCTACTTGGAATGGCGGTTGCTATGAGTCTTATGCCCTGGATTGGGTACTTGGATTCAACGCCTCACCTGGGCATCGGCAGCGGCAAGGGCTGGCTCTATAGCGAGCTGGGAGTCGTTCTAATCATCAAGAACATCTGTGCTGTCGGGGGGTTGAGTAGTGTCATGCTTCTG ATCACAAACTCGGCTCCCTCCCATGAGACGTTGGGAACTTTGAACGGGGTTGCTCAAACGCTGTCAGCCGCAGGGAGGAGTGTGGGACCATTCTTGTCTGGGGGCCTGTTTACCTTGAGCATGCGTGTCAGGCCCAAGGGAGAGGGGCTCGCATGGGGTCTTTTCGCCGGTGTTACTCTTGGCGGGTGGATCTGGAGCTGGGTGATCAAAGGCGATGGGTTAGAGAGTGCCGAGTACGAAGGTGAGGAAGagcaaggtggtgagggtaCAGATGGacaggacgatgaggatgttgacgaggaaAGGGCTGTTAGCAGGTGA
- a CDS encoding hypothetical protein (COG:G; EggNog:ENOG503NZTK), with the protein MANDHFLTLSCPDKPGIVHAVTGVFAGEKVNIIDLQQFSDPVTEKFFMRVHFGPTPTESPEFLRPHFEKLAGEYDMTYDIRPVAQKPKVLIMVSKIGHCLNDLLFRAKTGQLPIEIPLIVSNHPDFAPLAASYGIEFRHLPVTKDTKAAQEGQILELIKEHDVELVVLARYMQVLSPTLCEAMSGKIINIHHSFLPSFKGAKPYHQAYDRGVKIIGATAHFVTADLDEGPIIEQRVARVDHSLSPKALVDEGSNVESQVLAAAVKWYAERRVFLNGTRTVVF; encoded by the coding sequence ATGGCCAACGACCACTTCCTGACGCTGTCGTGCCCTGACAAGCCGGGCATCGTTCACGCCGTGACGGGCGTGTTCGCCGGCGAAAaggtcaacatcatcgaCCTGCAGCAGTTTTCGGATCCCGTCACAGAAAAATTCTTCATGCGTGTGCACTTTGGCCCAACACCGACCGAGTCGCCCGAGTTCTTGCGCCCGCACTTTGAGAAGCTGGCCGGCGAGTATGACATGACGTACGACATCCGGCCCGTGGCACAAAAGCCAAAGGTCCTCATCATGGTGTCCAAGATCGGCCACTGCCTCaacgacctcctcttccgcgCCAAGACGGGCCAGCTTCCCATCGAAATCCCCCTCATCGTGTCCAACCACCCAGACTTTGCGCCCCTCGCCGCCAGCTACGGCATCGAAttccgccacctccccgtCACCAAGGACACCAAAGCGGCGCAGGAGGGCCAGATCCTGGAACTCATCAAAGAGCACGATGTCGAGCTTGTGGTGCTGGCGCGCTACATGCAGGTGCTGAGCCCGACGCTGTGCGAGGCCATGAGTGGCAagatcatcaacatccaccacAGCTTCTTGCCCAGCTTCAAGGGCGCCAAGCCCTACCACCAGGCCTACGACCGCGGTGTCAAGATTATCGGTGCCACGGCGCACTTTGTCACGGCCGACCTTGACGAGGGGCCCATCATTGAGCAACGCGTTGCGCGTGTGGACCACAGCCTGAGCCCCAAGGCGCTGGTGGACGAGGGATCCAACGTAGAGAGCCAAGTGCTTGCGGCCGCCGTCAAGTGGTATGccgagaggagggtgtttttGAACGGCACCCGGACTGTTGTCTTTTAG
- a CDS encoding hypothetical protein (EggNog:ENOG503NZCJ; COG:O; MEROPS:MER0000412): MDIWSFLSSCPGQGALLTTADRYHEQEILTGWFTFQKTVDMTCLFGLLLLLSAVLPCSFAFSQWNEEVVNGIPYRTFYHADTNSKLSVVSNSGICETTPNVNQISGYIRISKDINLFFWFFESRNSPATAPLALWLNGGPGCSSMLGLFVEHGPCRFPDGSPAGSDPVLNEESWNSYANMLYLDQPVGVGFSYGVGQVNATTQGSVYVWTFLQAFLAAKPELAKSQFGLFTESYGGHYGPDIVRFIQQQNKVVDQNVSNAVKIDIIALGINNGWVDPKLQFPAYLDFGLTNNYRQLVNQSQYSTGITLYQQRCVPALQNCTVTTGTAEDCNHAHNTCYDALGLFTVELQRFDLYDVRRVDTWTGIPGTDMYHEYLARSDVKDAIGAQRDYTECSDVAWGLFDSTGDPSRSFLGELSEVVQSGVRVLLWAGDADYLCNWMGNLAVAHAIDYSGQLDFVKRGMSAYQVNGTSFGEFKTVENLSWLRVYSAGHLVSSDQPRAALQAFRQTMENRPLEAT; this comes from the exons ATGGACATCTGGTCTTTTCTGAGCTCATGCCCCGGCCAAGGTGCTCTTTTGACGACAGCAGATCGATATCATGAGCAGGAAATCTTGACTGGCTGGTTTACGTTTCAAAAGACTGTCGACATGACGTGCTTGTTTGGTCTCTTGCTGCTTCTGTCAGCGGTTCTCCCTTGCTCCTTTGCTTTTTCTCAGTGGAATGAGGAAGTCGTGAACGGCATCCCTTACCGCACCTTTTACCACGCAGACACCAACAGCAAGCTTTCGGTAGTCAGTAACTCTGGTATCTGCGAGACAACCCCCAATGTGAATCAAATCAGCGGATACATCCGCATCAGCAAGgacatcaacctcttcttttggTTCTTTGAGTCTCGCAACAGCCCTGCAACCGCCCCTTTAGCTCTGTGGCTCAACGGTGGCCCAGGATGCAGCTCGATGCTTGGTCTCTTTGTCGAACATGGGCCTTGCCGTTTTCCTGATGGATCGCCAGCGGGATCTGACCCAGTGTTGAATGAAGAGAGCTGGAACAGCTACGCTAACATGCTCTACCTTGATCAGCCCGTTGGTGTGGGCTTTAG CTATGGGGTAGGTCAAGTGAACGCCACCACCCAGGGCTCGGTCTATGTGTGGACGTTTCTGCAGGCCTTTCTTGCTGCCAAGCCTGAGCTAGCCAAGTCACAGTTTGGCCTCTTCACTGAGAGCTATGGCG GACATTACGGGCCGGACATCGTCCGCTTTatccagcagcaaaacaAGGTCGTAGACCAAAACGTTTCCAACGCAGTCAAGATCGACATTATTGCCTTGGGAATCAACAATGGCTGGGTCGACCCCAAGCTCCAGTTTCCTGCGTACCTCGATTTTGGACTCACCAACAACTACAGGCAACTTGTGAATCAGTCGCAGTATTCAACTGGAATCACTCTATACCAACAACGATGCGTTCCGGCATTGCAAAACTGCACCGTGACCACAGGGACAGCGGAAGATTGCAACCATGCCCACAACACCTGTTACGATGCGTTGGGTCTCTTTACCGTGGAGCTCCAGCGATTCGACCTGTACGACGTCAGAAGGGTCGACACATGGACTGGGATCCCAGGAACGGATATGTACCATGAGTATCTGGCGAGGTCTGACGTGAAGGATGCCATTGGCGCTCAGCGCGACTATACCGAGTGTTCCGACGTCGCCTGGGGGCTGTTTGACAGTACCGGAGACC CATCGAGATCCTTCCTCGGTGAGCTGAGCGAGGTTGTCCAGTCAGGTGTAAGAGTGCTGTTATGGGCCGGGGATGCCG ACTATCTTTGCAACTGGATGGGCAATCTTGCTGTTGCACACGCGATTGACTATTCAGGGCAGCTTGACTTTGTCAAGAGAGGCATGAGCGCCTATCAAGTCAACGGAACATCTTTCGGCGAGTTCAAGACGGTCGAGAACCTGAGCTGGCTTCGAGTGTATAGTGCGGGGCATCTTGT ATCCTCGGATCAACCCCGAGCCGCACTGCAGGCATTCCGCCAGACCATGGAAAACAGACCACTGGAAGCAACTTGA
- a CDS encoding hypothetical protein (COG:Q; EggNog:ENOG503P0D7) gives MRVAVIGAGPSGLVTLKYQLSACDSLGSDPVEPILFESESSLTTFSDFRPQDSDPDFLLTDRYVDKTTAEHECDAVAICTGLHVTPNIPNINGVDRVLKVFHSSEFKNRSQFGVGKTVLILGSGETAMDLGYLAMHSSINRVLMSHRDGFFCTPKRVPDLVFCPFLVTSLTRTDSNVLVDISNASLFDTAYVHRRLRDQILLWHYYNIFIKSTLWLVGGSKYGMAQWIGGVSDERYHASKSLCFSATKSNKAMPYLSAPYRQERESSIVQRIRSSLIQVPIVEIGGRHIDLAPWPTHFDEQGIVHFRNNNRPEFRRLKGQRIKPDVVIFATGYTQTFPFLSDDYPTPETLDKRSIWKSTDPSVAFIGFIRPSFGAIPPLSELQTQLWVVNLLRPALVPRPLSITDEPHYKLKMNNRSRIQYGVDHESYAYQLALGMGAASGFSQV, from the exons ATGCGGGTGGCAGTCATCGGTGCCGGGCCTTCGGGTTTAGTGACACTAAAGTATCAGCTCTCAGCTTGTGACTCTCTGGGTTCTGACCCTGTCGAACCGATCTTGTTCGAGTCCGAGTCATCG CTTACGACATTTTCCGACTTTAGGCCTCAGGACTCTGACCCGGACTTCCTTTTGACTGACCGTTATGTCGA TAAGACG ACTGCAGAACACGAATGCGATGCCGTGGCCATTTGTACCGGACTCCACGTTACTCCGAATATCCCAAACATCAACGGCGTGGACCGAGTATTAAAAGTCTTTCACTCGTCCGAGTTCAAAAATAGGAGCCAGTTTGGAGTGGGGAAAACGGTGCTTATCTTGGGTAGTGGCGAGACGGCCATGGATCTAGGATACCTCGCCATGCACAGCTCCATCAACAGAGTCTTGATGAGCCACCGCGATGGATTTTTTTGCACACCCAAGAGAGTTCCTGATCTTGTCTTTTGCCCATTCTTGGTAACAAGCCTGACCCGAACAGACTCAAACGTGCTGGTCGACATCAGCAATGCTAGTCTTTTTGACACGGCCTACGTCCATCGCCGTCTGAGAGACCAAATTTTGCTATGGCATTACTATAATATCTTTATCAAATCGACCCTTTGGTTGGTTGGCGGCTCCAAGTATGGAATGGCACAGTGGATAGGGGGGGTATCGGATGAGCGGTATCACGCTAGTAAAAGCCTGTGT TTTTCTGCAACAAAATCCAACAAGGCCATGCCATATCTATCAGCCCCATATCGCCAAGAACGGGAATCGTCCATTGTCCAGAGAATCAGGTCTTCCCTCATTCAGGTGCCAATAGTAGAGATTGGTGGTCGACACATTGACCTGGCACCCTGGCCTACCCACTTTGACGAACAAGGCATCGTTCATTTTCGGAACAACAACCGTCCCGAATTCCGCCGCCTGAAGGGCCAAAGGATCAAGCCTGATGTGGTGATATTTGCAACAGGATACACACAGACTTTTCCTTTCTTATCCGATGATTACCCTACGCCAGAAACCCTTGATAAACGATCCATCTGGAAGTCGACAGATCCTTCTGTTGCTTTTATTGGGTTTATCCGCCCATCCTTTGGCGCCATACCGCCGTTGTCCGAACTACAAACTCAACTTTGGGTTGTCAACCTTTTGCGCCCTGCACTAGTACCAAGGCCCTTGAGCATCACGGATGAGCCACATTACAAACTCAAAATGAACAACAGATCGCGAATCCAGTACGGAGTGGACCACGAGAGCTATGCATATCAGCTTGCACTTGGCATGGGAGCTGCATCAGGATTCTCCCAAGTTTAA
- a CDS encoding hypothetical protein (EggNog:ENOG503PCX9; COG:S) translates to MRSLFLFPIIWHLALAASVRSIFLFKDVMKSNTTALKTSGFNTLIMFGLGILSNGDIMYYSNTPGNQDVRVGSGGVYVGSDALAQKVRSLKTGETGVTRLEISRNAQNVRNLIMTPGPEPETPFSVAFGRMLGQIGYKYTIAPYTNAQFWLNVKNQLNQGLKEQNWLLDRVYLQCYDGEAYNNPPEWQTFLGLKVVPLIWVINDVKPVYGATAAQARTRLTQWHPQSTLAGGGYWNDYDIEKMGLSYRDYCNVLTSIFP, encoded by the exons ATGCGATCCCTGTTCCTATTCCCCATCATCTGGCATCTTGCTCTGGCAGCCAGCGTTCGAAGCATTTTTCTGTTCAAAGATGTCATGAAATCCAATACAACAGCCCTCAAGACGTCGGGCTTTAATACTCTCATCATGTTTGGCCTGGGCATTTTGAGCAATGGCGACATCATGTATTATTCCAACACGCCTGGAAATCAAGATGTGCGAGTTGGTTCTGGCGGGGTCTATGTTGGGAGTGATGCTCTGGCCCAAAAGGTGCGCTCGCTGAAAACGGGGGAAACCGGCGTCACGAGGCTGGAGATTTCGAGGAACGCCCAGAATGTGAGAAATCTCATAATGACACCAGGCCCAGAGCCAGAGACGCCTTT TTCGGTTGCCTTTGGAAGAATGCTGGGCCAGATCGGATACAAATACACCATCGCACCATATACAAACGCCCAGTTCTGGCTCAACGTGAAGAATCAACTTAATCAGGGGCTCAAGGAACAAAACTGGCTGCTTGATCGAGTGTATCTACAATGCTACGACGGCGAGGCATACAATAACCCTCCTGAATGGCAGACATTTTTGGGGCTGAAGGTTGTTCCTCTGATCTGGGTCATTAATGACGTCAAACCGGTTTACGGCGCCACTGCTGCTCAGGCGCGAACCCGACTTACCCAGTGGCATCCACAAAGTACCCTTGCCGGAGGAGGGTACTGGAACGACTACGATATCGAAAAGATGGGGTTGTCGTATCGGGATTATTGCAACGTACTGACCAGCATATTTCCGTAG
- a CDS encoding hypothetical protein (CAZy:CE5; EggNog:ENOG503P2FW; COG:G) — protein sequence MRFLTIIVAFTGLVTALPSRIEEIRSLDLLENLSKKQTLETRQSSQTRNELQTGGTCPPIIFIYARGSTEGGNLGSLGPLIADVLEANYGTNNVWIQGVGGNYKANLLDNLLPDGTTAAAITEMKNLFTLANTRCPSAKIVSGGYSQGAALTAAAIRDSTAAIREKIKGVVLFGYTKNQQNNGGIPNYPSNRLTVFCESGDLVCSGTLIVTPAHGEYQDEARDQAPKFLIARINTS from the exons atgCGTTTTCTCACCATCATTGTCGCCTTCACCGGGTTGGTGACTGCGCTCCCTAGCCGCATCGAAGAGATCAGGTCGCTGGACCTCCTCGAGAACCTCTCAAAGAAGCAAACTCTCGAGACCCGGCAGAGCAGTCAGACCAGAAACGAGCTCCAGACCGGTGGAACTTGCCCTCCGATCATCTTCATTTATGCTCGCGGCTCCACTGAGGGCGGCAACCTT gGCTCGTTGGGACCGTTGATCGCCGACGTGCTCGAGGCCAACTATGGCACTAACAATGTCTGGATCCAGGGTGTCGGTGGCAACTACAAGGCCAACTTGCTTGACAACCTGCTTCCGGACggcaccacagcagcagccatcacaGAGATGAAGAACCTTTTTACCCTGGCCAACACCAGATGCCCATCGGCCAAGATTGTGTCTGGTGGCTACAG CCAAGGCGCTGCCCTCACGGCTGCTGCCATCCGTGACAGCACGGCCGCCATCCGGGAAAAGATCAAGGGAGTTGTTCTGTTTGGCTACACCAAGAACCAGCAGAACAATGGTGGGATCCCCAACTATCCTTCCAACCGCCTCACGGTATTCTGTGAGAGTGGAGACTTGGTGTGCTCAGGGACATTGATTGTGACACCTGCGCACGGCGAGTATCAAGACGAGGCTCGCGATCAAGCACCCAAGTTCCTCATTGCTcgcatcaacaccagctgA